Proteins encoded in a region of the Podarcis muralis chromosome 2, rPodMur119.hap1.1, whole genome shotgun sequence genome:
- the LOC144326670 gene encoding DLA class I histocompatibility antigen, A9/A9 alpha chain-like encodes MGLRRWPVGLLLLGSASFLLGGCAGSSSHSLRYFYTRVSEPGQGLPQFTAQGSVDDHIFIQYDSDRKRALPQVTWVQKVGQDYPHYWDNMTQIFRDAEEVFRVVLESVQRDHEQSTGLHTWQVRYGCELSQEGRQGAYEQVAYDGTLYPDLDLESLSWMAVERGAQVSQTGNQTVSVMAYVGKEDCIAWLRRYLDYGKEALLRTEPPVVKVTSKEDSNGPATLVCRVYGFYPKEINAYWRKDGEAWVQDTFHRVAAPNSDGTYHAVLGIKTSPKERKHFQCHVEHEALPKHLDVAWQEPAFDSWLLILCIMGAVVLVVGISVGIKMWQRH; translated from the exons ATGGGTCTGCGCCGGTGGCCcgtcgggctgctgctgctgggatctGCTTCCTTCCTGCTGGGGGGCTGCGCAG GCTCCTCCTCACACTCCTTGCGCTATTTCTACACGAGGGTGTCTGAGCCTGGCCAGGGGCTGCCCCAGTTCACCGCTCAGGGGTCCGTTGATGACCACATCTTCATTCAGTACGACAGTGACAGGAAAAGAGCCCTTCCTCAGGTGACCTGGGTCCAGAAGGTGGGGCAGGACTACCCCCATTACTGGGACAATATGACCCAGATCTTTCGGGACGCTGAGGAAGTCTTCCGAGTCGTTCTGGAGAGTGTGCAGCGTGACCACGAGCAGAGCACAG GCCTGCACACCTGGCAGGTCAGGTACGGCTGCGAGCTGAGCCAAGAGGGGCGCCAAGGAGCGTACGAGCAGGTAGCCTACGATGGGACGCTCTATCCCGACCTTGACCTGGAGTCTCTCTCTTGGATGGCAGTCGAGAGAGGAGCCCAGGTGAGCCAGACTGGAAACCAGACGGTCTCTGTGATGGCTTACGTGGGGAAGGAGGACTGCATTGCGTGGCTGCGGAGATACCTGGACTACGGGAAGGAGGCTCTGCTGAGGACAG AGCCTCCCGTCGTGAAGGTGACAAGTAAGGAGGACTCCAACGGGCCAGCCACCCTCGTCTGCCGAGTTTACGGCTTCTACCCAAAGGAGATCAATGCCTACTGGAGGAAAGACGGAGAGGCCTGGGTGCAGGATACCTTCCACAGAGTTGCCGCCCCCAATTCGGACGGGACCTACCATGCTGTGCTCGGTATTAAAACCAGCCCCAAGGAGAGGAAACATTTCCAGTGCCACGTGGAGCACGAAGCCCTGCCCAAACACCTGGATGTGGCCTGGCAGGAGCCTG CGTTCGACAGCTGGCTTCTAATTCTATGCATCATGGGGGCTGTAGTCCTTGTTGTCGGCATCTCCGTGGGCATCA AGATGTGGCAAAGACACTAA